One window of the Delphinus delphis chromosome 20, mDelDel1.2, whole genome shotgun sequence genome contains the following:
- the TAF1C gene encoding TATA box-binding protein-associated factor RNA polymerase I subunit C isoform X3: MLENFKLEGARSRSKKKTVVSVKRLLQDLGGHQPWGCPWAYLSHRQRRFSILGGPILSTSVASLLGELLHEELALRWEQLLLDDACTGGALAWVPGRTPGAGQLVYPAGGALDRLYFQKVNLTPGSEPRVLGDPGHIRLRGPVRQVVTRTVQGEALLAVRSDYHCALWKVSKQGQPAPLQVLQVEKGATGISLSPHLPGELAICSRSGAICLWTPQDGLQQIYKDPETLVFRDPSPWRWADFTAHPRVLTVGDRTGVKMVDTQGPQGCGLLLFRGGAEASCQKGERVLLTQYLGECGPECLHPTLHLICTQFSLYLVDERLPLVPLLKWNHGLPSAPLLARLLPPPRTGLPRPLLLAGQGGELQLLHIAGEGASTPRLAGPPQSLPSRSDSLSAFPPLEPKSQWRLQERLTAPAIGLAAAIPPSANTPVLSLFQLSAAGDVFHQGLHLQADPGPDSSAPTASWTPQATASCSRWLKALLEVPPAPPVWAAPTFSHRRLLGCFEPQKAEGKAPEGLRTAMAKGRLLQLRDLGLLPTEERAPAPEPGPEDELSERLEAAWEGQAAAWWERRRGSSLGPGKQPKRHKRRTQLSNTFSSLSGRLDLSDAASPPPSPERTLPAARPQPPVTPPSQESTQELWARAVPSERQQTLRDYMAELPLRGDAPGGASVPSSQTSSVRATPSRQRAAVRSGSQPHCKKPRMGF, encoded by the exons ACTCCAGGACCTCGGTGGACACCAGCCCTGGGG CTGTCCCTGGGCTTACCTCAGCCACCGCCAGCGCCGGTTCTCCATCCTTGGGGGCCCGATCCTCAGCACGTCGGTGGCGAGCCTCCTGGGGGAGCTGCTGCATGAGGAGCTGGCCCTGCGGTGGGAGCAGCTGCTCCTGGACGACGCCTGCACTGGGGGCGCGCTGGCCTGGGTGCCCGGCAGGACGCCCGGGGCTGGGCAGCTGGTCTATCCTGCAGGAGGCGCCCTGGACAGGCTGT ACTTCCAGAAGGTCAACCTGACCCCAGGCAGTGAGCCCCGGGTTCTCGGAGACCCTGGCCATATCCGGCTCCGGGGACCTGTCCGGCAGGTGGTGACCCGCACCGTGCAGGGAGAAG CTCTGCTGGCTGTCCGCTCTGACTACCACTGTGCCCTGTGGAAGGTCAGTAAGCAGGGGCAGCCGGCCCCTCTCCAGGTGTTGCAGGTCGAGAAGGGGGCCACAGGGATCAGCCTCAG CCCTCACCTGCCTGGAGAGCTGGCCATCTGCAGCCGTTCCGGAGCCATCTGTCTGTGGACTCCCCAGGACGG GCTGCAGCAAATCTACAAGGACCCCGAGACCCTTGTGTTCCGGGACCCCTCTCCCTGGCGTTGGGCAGACTTCACCGCCCACCCTCGAGTGCTGACTGTGGGTGATCGCACCGGAGTGAAGATGGTGGACACTCAG GGCCCGCAAGGCTGTGGTCTGCTGCTTTTTCGTGGAGGGGCAGAAGCGTCATGCCAGAAAGGGGAACGGGTCCTGCTCACCCAGTACCTGGGGGAGTGCGGCCCCGAGTGTCTGCACCCCACGCTCCACCTCATCTGCACCCAG TTCTCGCTCTACCTGGTGGATGAGCGCCTCCCCTTGGTGCCCCTGCTGAAGTGGAACCACGGCCTCCCCTCCGCGCCCCTGTTGGCCCGGCTGCTGCCCCCGCCCCGCACAGGCCTCCCGCGGCCGCTGCTCCTGGCAGGCCAGGGTGGGGAGCTGCAGCTGCTGCACATCGCAG GAGAGGGGGCCTCCACACCCCGGCTGGCAGGGCCCCCCCAGTCTCTCCCTTCCAGGAGCGACTCCCTCTCTGCCTTCCCCCCACTGGAGCCCAAGAGTCAGTGGCGGCTGCAGGAACGTCTGACAGCACCAGCCATAG GTCTGGCCGCCGCCATCCCACCCTCCGCTAACACACCGGTGCTGTCGCTCTTCCAACTTTCGGCGGCTGGAGACGTCTTCCACCAGGGCCTCCACCTCCAGGCAGACCCCGGGCCTGACTCTTCTGCCCCCACGGCTTCCTGGACCCCCCAGGCCACTGCCTCCTGCAGCCGGTGGCTGAAGGCCCTGCTGGAGGTGCCCCCGGCTCCCCCCGTGTGGGCTGCACCCACCTTCTCCCACCGCCGCCTGCTGGGCTGCTTTGAGCCCCAGAAGGCAGAGGGCAAAGCGCCAGAGGGTCTCCGCACGGCCATGGCCAAAGGGCGTCTCCTGCAGCTGAGGGACCTGGGCTTGCTCCCCACGGAAGAGCGGGCCCCAGCCCCCGAGCCAGGCCCCGAGGACGAGCTCAGCGAGCGTTTGGAGGCAGCCTGGGAGGGCCAGGCGGCGGCCTGGTGGGAGAGGCGGCGGGGCAGCAGCCTGGGGCCCGGCAAACAGCCCAAGCGGCACAAGCGCCGGACTCAGCTGTCCAACACCTTCTCCTCGCTCAGCGGCCGCTTAGACCTCTCAGACGCCGCCagcccccctcccagcccagagCGGACACTCCCTGCGGCCAGGCCTCAGCCTCCAGTGACCCCGCCCTCCCAGGAGTCCACCCAGGAGCTGTGGGCCCGGGCCGTCCCCTCGGAGCGGCAGCAGACCCTCCGGGACTACATGGCTGAGCTGCCGCTCCGGGGGGATGCCCCGGGGGGTGCCTCTGTGCCTTCCTCCCAGACCTCCAGTGTCCGGGCCACCCCCTCCCGGCAGCGGGCAGCCGTCCGCTCCGGCTCGCAGCCACACTGCAAGAAGCCCCGCATGGGCTTCTGA